Part of the Oreochromis aureus strain Israel breed Guangdong linkage group 20, ZZ_aureus, whole genome shotgun sequence genome, AACATACAgatcaaaaacaaaatcttgGTGGATTCTGATAGTGATCAAGGCCATAATTTCAAATGCTGAGGTGAACTTGCATGCCATGAACGCCTATCAACCAAAAACTCAGGTTTCAGAATATTCGGAAAGTATTTACTATGCTTcactctgtatgatgtcagtgagaaGGGATATCCTTAATACGAGCGCAGCAGCCCCTCCCACCTGATGTTCAAACCTTTTCTTTCCAGAGCACAGCTAATCTAAAAAGGCTTGCAGTATACAGCGGATGAACTGAGAGACAGTTCATCCGCTGCACCCCACCCCTCAAGAATGATAGTAAATTGTTAATAAGACAAAGGTACTCTAGTAGAGACTGAAAAGTAGTTGAGATGGAAATGAGCATAATAGATCCTGTTTTACAACAGGATCATCAAGTTACACAAGATCATGCTGTGATTCTAATACTTCCTGCTTTCTCTTCATTTTGTATCTTTATTTGTCTTAATTTTGTTTGAACTGTACCATCAGATTCCACCTCTCGCTTCCTTTTGGACAAAGTTAATTTTTTCAGTTTGATTGTATTTTTGTGATgtctgttttgctttgttgtctGTTGCAATATTACTGTATATGCACATGGAGGTAAAAAAATTGCTTCTTAGACATGGAGTTTTGCAGCAGTGTGGATTTGTACCTTGCTGCAGTTGGCGAGATGGGCCTTTAGTCCTGACACGCTGGAATAGACAGCTTCACAGTTCTAGGacaaagcagaaacaaacaAGGATTAAACACACTGACTTCGCATTTATGTTACATTCAACGTTAAGCAAATCCCTTTTGTTTTGCTCAGATATTGTAAGTTATTTTCTGTACATGGTGTACTTGAATATTCTTACTTCGTTTGTGCAGCAGATGAAGCCCTTCTCCTTGACTTGGTTTTTCCAAGCCTCTAGAAGCTCCGGGCTGAAGTTGGGGAGGCCAGGGCGGGTGTAGTTTAACTATGCagaagacatttttttaatctatcaGTATTCAAGTTATTAATATAATTCTACAGTGTAAAAAAGTGTATGTAACATTAAGTCTattgaaggattttttttttttattcagctgAAGGAGTTTGTGTGGAGCCTTTGCATGGCCTTTGACATGGACTGCtaatgtactgtatttattgtgGTCACCATGTGTACTTAATGCATCCACTTTTTATTCCTCACCCTCTTGCTGTCAGGAACCAGGTCATCCTTGATGCGCCGTTTTGTGCCCCAGTCTTTAGCCAGCTCATCCTCAGCTATTTCTTGCAGGTGGAACACCGCCACCTGAGCTGACCGCCGTCTCACCCTGCCACTGGGGGTCCTTTCAAAGTCCTCCCCCTGGCTCTCAATCTGTGCTGCTTTTTGTTGATCTTGTTCCCGCTCCCTTTCCTTTTCCCTGTCCTTCTCTCTAGCGTCTCTGTCCTTCTCCTTAGGGTGGCTAGATGGGGCTTTCTCTTGCCACCCTTTCCTTTCAGTTTGGCTTTGCTCCTTCTTGCCTCCTGTTGGAGATTCTTCAGAGATCACCTGAAGGAACAGTAAGACCTTTGAGTGAAAATATAGGAAAACTTTACTCATTAAAATCCAGTAAAATGTGCTTATAATCAGcataaaaaggaaagaaaaaaaggtttatcTCTTATAACTGCTACTACAACCCTCATCTATGATGATCTCACCCTCTCCTTGccagtgttgttgttggtgtcagTGATACTATCCATGAGGTTGGTGGTGGCTGCGGCTGTCATTGTGGTGGTGATGGCCGGGGAGTGTTCGGTGCGTACATGGTAGTCTCTGCCAGCCTTGGAGCGGTAGCTTTTTCCACAGTGCTGGCACAGAAACACAGGCTTCGCATCGTCAGAACACTCTCTTCCACAACGCTGCTGGTGATACTGGTAGCCCATCAGACTGGAAAAGTGGGCTGAACAGCCCTGtatttgtgtacgtgtgtgcgtgtgtgtttgtacacaAAATGTTTGTGTGATTGAGTGACGCCAGTGACAAAAATGAgacagaatgaaaacaaacattaagCAAGAGACTGGGTAAGCGGAACAAAGTGTAGGTTTAATGGAACGCTGCATTTGGTCAATACTTTGTGGTTAATGttaaaaagacagagaaaactGGAGAAAGATGCTCATTTTTCAATGTGAAGACACGTCACTGTAGAGTTTATTCTTCACAGCTCTTTTTATTCTTACTCTCTCTGCCTTTTGCACTCTAGTGTGAGTAATGCGAAGCAGGGTGTTGATGTGATTTTGGGCAACATGTCAAGAACAAGGCATAAAGGAAAAAGAGAGGGAAAAGGGAAGGAAGCGAGAAAGAtaacaagagagagagagagagagagaaagatgtaAAAGGAGAAAGGCACAAAAGAAGATCCTGAGGACAGGAGAGAAATGAAATCAAAACTGGCAGATGACGAGGGACATAAATGTGACATAAAAGACAAAGGTTGAGACAAATGGAAATGAAAGACACAGGAAAGCAAGAGTAGTATAGAATGAGAGACAGTAAAAGAGGAAAGGACCagggaaaaagaagaagtgcATACCTCACTGGGACACTTGATTCGTCCCATCTGTTTGAGCACTCGGCGCAGCCTTTCCCTCTCCTCGTGCTCGTTGCCCGTCTGGCCTTCACTCCCTGAGGGCTGAGGGGGAACAAATACACTATCACACCACCACACACCCCACTTCCtcatgacttaaaaaaaaagcaatcgaAATGTGTTTTCTATCTCTAATGTTCACACGATGCCAGGATCATTAAATGGTTTCCTGGTGAGGCTGTTACTCAAGGCATGTTTATGACAACTGTCAAACTCGTGTTTTCGCTCGCATGTTGGCTGGTGCCAAACACCAGCCAAGACCAGAACAACAGATGGTAGGGCTGCCAGAGATGGGAAAGAAATGCAGGGGACTGGAGAGAGAGTAGACTAACTGAGGGATCCCAGTGGAACACATTTCATGTGCTTTCTcatgtgttaacacacagagatgACTGACACACAACACTACAGTAGCTTTTTGTAAAGGTAGGAGGGAGATACCACTTGAGTACTTCAATAAAGCTACTGCAAAAGCCTGAGGGTAGCAGGACAGGCACCAGCAAGCCTTTGATATACAATGACAGGGCCAGCAACAATGAAACGACATCAGCTTGTATTCTTAATGCTTCTATCAGGGAAGGAGCAAAAGAGCAACCATAAGAGAATGAGGCAGCACTGTCACAGTAGCAATGCCAAGGTCAATCTCAGTGGGTGACCCCTGTCCTTCTGTCAGCCTGCTGCCTTTCCCACACTGCATTTGGATAAAGCCACATGACAACACTTACAATAGCAGAGCAATGGTCAGTGAAGTCTCCAAGTCGTACAGAAACCAAACACAGTAACACAGCTTACATGAGACTGAAGTGCAAATCGGTTTAATATAGGAATATTAATAAGAATTCAACTTATTGCAATAGTGCTGGACAAATTAACATATGTAAACTTAACACCTCTAATAAAATGTAGGAgcaaaagctttttttccatTATATGCTCATTTTTCTATTCTAAGGACACTGTACCAAGTGATTGGTACTGGAAAATACATTAGTTCAACATATTTGCATGAACAAAAGTTCTGCAGATTTGTCGGTGGAACACATGAGTGATGAAAAAAACTACCTTGCAATTCAAAGGCACAAAACACTGGCCTTGTTGATACTTTTGAATGAATAAATGCCTTAATATACAGTGTATCTAAAAGCACAGTAGTAGTAGTGCCTACTTCCTTAAAAACATGACTCTAAAAACGCTACAATGTATAACACAAGCATTAATAAATAACATGATTGATACTGTAGAAAAGTGAATGTCTTACTGTAGCACAAAGGAAACGTTTGCACCTAAACAGAAAGAGGGCTAAGGACACATCATACTTCTAAAGACTGTGATTTTAAGAAATGTGTTATCTCCTCCTGATCTTTCAATTTCCTGCCTATTAAAATTTCATTGGAAAGACAAGTAAAAAGAGTGTGACACAAGTCAAACCCACAAGCTAAAAAAGCCTTCTTTATTAAGGAACTACTTCAAGTCTAGAGCACaccaacacacaaacagagattAACACAATAACGGCTTTCATTCTGTCACAAAAGTTGTAATTATCTAATCAGAAGAACAGAAACAGCAGAAGTTTAGATGTGTAGGAAGACTACCTTGTGCAACCTTTAAGCATTTtattcttcacacacacacacacacacacacacacacacacacacacacacacacacacacacacacacacacaaaaataatgcACTAATGCCTTTTGCTCTGCTGGACTGGAATCCCGCCAATAAGGTCAGGACACAACAGGTCCCCTCTGAAGACAAATGGCAGCATCAAACAGTTTAACTTGGCTGACACAGATGGCACGGTCATCTATCAGAGCCCTTAATCTAGCAAACATTACACACCCAAAGCCTGTTAAACACATACACATGGATTACCATATATTTCATATACTATAaccatacacattcacacaaaaacacaaacacacatgccaCAAGGTTTGCTGAGTGTAGATTCATTAATCTTTTATAATACTTTTTGAAACGGGTAGCTTTAAATTATTCAGCAAACTTCATAGTGGCACCACTGCTCTAATGCAGGAGTGTCATGATAATATCTTAATGAAGCTCTCTGCTGTCAGACTTAAGACAGCTGCAGAAAGAAATGTGAGCACTTCACTGACAGGAATACCAATAGCTAGTTCAAATGTACAATCACGATTTTTTAGAGACCCCAAGATCAAAGTTTGAGAGATTATCATAGCATCCAACAATACTTTTGCAACAGATTAAACATAGAGGATAGAATATATTTTTGACTCTATATGTTGATGCATATAAATAGATGGGCATCTACATGTAGTGAAAAACTGCCTTCCCTTACAAGGCCCTGTGTAAACCGATACTAGCAGAAGTAAATGTAGGATTTCCATGCATACTGTCACGACAAATCAAACTATTAGCATCATTTTTCAGTTCTTTGGTGTTGTTTGAAACTAATTACCATGTTCAGTGATGATCTGATCACCCAAACCATCTGCACTCATAATGAGTCATAGAGAAAGGAGCAAAGATCCGTCACAGGGTGTCATTTTtaagtttaaagtttttaagCCAGTTTACTAAGTACAATATCAGCGATGTACCTTGCTGTTGTGCTCAGCCATGGTGTGGTAGTTGAGGCCGGCCTTGGACCTGAACTGCTTGTGGCACTGCTGGCACTTCAGGGCATCCTGGAGCTGCAGGGGTTGAAGGCCAAAGAAGAAGCTCAGATAACATTTTTCTATGAGAGCAAACTAACCCACTCCTGCTGCCTTTGCTCTTTATTGAATCCATCAGTATAGCAACATTTCATCTGTAACCTAATAAAGTGTGTTACTAGTGCACGTTCTGGTCAAAGTAAAGGGCAAGGGACACATTAGGAAccttaaccccccccccacaattTATCACATAGTGTTCTTTGTTGTAGCTTCTCTCCTCGCCTCAGTATTGATTTGGAGACAGAGGTGTCTTGATGGTGAGTGACCCAGTGGTAATGTGATGATTCTGTCATTGCTTAACAGCAGACTGTCACTTTAATAGAGTCACACAGGCCACTGGGCTAAGGAGCCATTAAAACAGGCTGCAGGAACACTGTCTTTGAGGGCTGAGGCTACTGCACCACTCAACCTCATTCATAGACTAGACAAGCTTGATATAATACAACTGAAataacctttttttccccacgcTTTAGCCCCACTTCATTTATTACTGCTAATAACCACAACTGAGTGCATTACACACTATATTTTCAGTAGCTTACAGGGCCTTTTCCTTCCCCTTTTATGACCAtacataacattatgaccactggCAGGTGAagcaaataaaactgattaTCTCTTTATCATGAttagtgggtgggatatattGGTGGGggcaagtgaacattttgtcctcaaagttgaTGTGTTAAGTGTAAGGATTTAAATGAGCCTGAGAAGGACCAGATTATGATGACTAGACAACTGTCAGAGTATCTTCAAAAACTGCAGCTCCTACGGGGTGTTTCTGGACTGCAGCAGTCAGTATCTATCACAAGTGGTCTAAGGAAAGAACAGTGGTGAATCAGCAACAGGCTCACGGGCGATCCGATAGCTTTATTTTCATTATCTTTACTAGAAAAGGTTCCCAGACTCCCCAGTTTTAACGTATTCAGTGCACAATAACCACAATTCAAGGCTTCTTCAAGCTTTGCTACTACCAGCAAAACAGTTTTACTGGTTTCACAGTTTGCTCTAACAGCTGTTTTGACAGAGCAGCCACCCCGCTCCTAGTCTGATGAACAGATGCATTGACTACTGACCTTCTGACAAATCTCCATGTGTTTCTTGAGGCCATGGATTGTTTTCCTGGTGACGATGGAGCAAGTGGGACACACCACTTCACCTCTCTCTGAGATTGCTCGCTGCCACTGAGTGTCAGGAACAGCTCCTGAGAAGCATTCAGAACACAGTACTGCCAATGAAATTACACTGGTAGGATGTCCTTATGTGTCAGTTATCTAGATGATCAGTAAGCACTTAAGTTTTTAGCTTCCCAAAAGTGAAAGATTGCTGCTTTTCTCAGTTTCATATGACTGAAATGAATATCCATGGGGTTTTGTCGTTTTTATCATATGCATGCATATCTCATTAAGATTTAAGAAATGCTCTTTGAAGAAAACATGATGCAACTTATAAAAGTAATAATTATATGTAACTGATTAATAACTATGTATGTTCTTCTGCCTGCGTGGGGTttctccaggtactctggcttcctcaagtagtccaaagacatgcatgttaggttaagtGGTAATTCTACCTTGGTGGCAGAGATATCAGTGTATTTTCTAGTTCTAATTCTAGTTTCAGTTATTTTCCAGAATGGGTTTCTCATTTCagtttagtatttactgtttgaaaatgtatagttttggttttcttttagtTAGTTTAAATGTTCAAACATGCCCATCAATGCCCAATCAAGGAAGCTATAATAACATTTATACCAAACTAACAGATCCTAAAACTAAGGCTACTtcctctgtatttttattttaattagtctttcaagttcacattttttaagatagtcttaatttttttatagattttttatttatatatattttttattttagtcaactaatttttttcacacctaattttagtttttagttttggtTTACCATAATAAACTTggttggctgtaggtgtgaagtGAGCATGAATGTGTTAGCTTCTGTGTTAGCCTTACGACAGTCCCCCCAAAACCCTGACTTGGACAGGTAGATACGAAAATGTAtagatggacggatggatgtgTGGATGGCTACATAGATGaatgattaatttaaaaaaatgtgatctTGGTGTTCACCAGAGCTTGTTGTGGCCGAGTCTTTTCTGGAGGGCTGGACTGACGAAGGTCTTCTCTGAGCCTCCTCAGTGAACCCACTCCCCTCTGGTCTCTTCACACGGCCTGCCTTCAGCTTCTCCTCTACCTTAGTCATACCTAcaacacacatgtgcacacgcagacacacacatatacacagacagTCACGCTACTGATTAAAATTCAAACTGAAAGTATAGAAGATAAAGTGAGAAATGCGAGTGGGACAGATGTAGGGCAAACCAAACAAGAACACGATACTAAAAACAGAAAGTTGATACTGACTATAAATTGAAAAAAGGAGGCTGAAAATGGAAGTTGTTTTGAGCTATACCAAATCAATGACAAGCAGACTAAAAGACAGCAAAAGAGAGCACCTGCAAGCTGCAGATGAATTGTCTGACAAGTGATAGTAAGTAGTTTACAGCCCTCTGTATGCTATGAGTCACTGAGCATTTTCAGCATATATGTGAATGAGACAACGAAAGGCTGGAAAAAATATGCGTATGTAATGTGTGCTTGGTGTGTGAGTCACTGATTAATATAGCCAGATATGAGACATCTCTACAGTTGCTACATTAGCACTGTATAAAAAACCAGCACCATTGATCAGTGGCAGCAGGGAGCAATCTCAGTCACTTACATAACTAATAATGTAATAAAGTTCTTTGGAGTCCCTACTCCCAGCAGTAGCACATTTGTCCACTCTGGAACTCAATATTTAAGTAAATTAGCAAAGGGCTCCTAACGTCTGTTGTAAATCAACCAGCATACACAAAAAAACTATTCTGtctcatatttttattatatcagTGCCATGTGAAATTACATCACAAAATTCTTTGTCATGCTCAAGTTTTCActcaaaaaaacatgttttccttttaataaAAAGGTATCTACCTTTCAATCCAAATGTTCCAGATATTGAGGGCTGTTCTCCAGTGAATTTCTTAGGTGTTTTCTGCTTTCGTCCTAGTGCAGGAGGAAAAACAGAGTGCATAATGGTTATACAAATATACTGGAAGCATATAATTGAGAACATTTCAAAAGGCATGTTGAAATCTTACTGTGCTTCATTCGCTCTGGGTCTTCGTCAGGAAAAGAAGGGGGAAGGCTGCCCCCCTCGCTTTCACTTCCCCCTGCATCAGATGACGTGCTTTGGGAATGAGATTGCTGGGAGTGAGGCTGGACTGGCAGGGTCTGGTGAATTTGTTGTGAAGGCTGGCTGTGGCTGTGCTGTTTCCTCTCATTTTTCTGGTAGGCCAGCTCCCCATTCTGAGAGGGTGTGGACACTTCATGGGTCTTTTTCACTTTGAAGAACACTGGAGAGGGGGGACTGATCTCCATGGGCCTGAATTCACAGAATGAGACAGGACAGTTTAGGCAGTTATCTTTAAGTGACTCAATCTGGTTAGAAATTTGAGCTATATCTCAGTCACCTTTTCTTAGTGTTGGACTTCACAAAAGTCTTTTGAAGCTTAGGCTGCTCGTCCTTGGTTTCCATGCTGACTCTGTCTGGGTGATTCCACAGTTTGTGTTTCTGCAGACGCACTTTTGTGGCAAACACGGCCTCACAGTAGGGACAGCCATGACTCAGCTTTTCAGCTACAGTGGCCTGGATGCAGACATACGAAGAGGAGATTCAAAGTGAGTTCTCTCCCTATCCAAAATCTAATGACAGTGGGTagctgttacaaaaaaaaacccgaaaaaaaaaaaaacccctccagCTGACTAATCTTAGTTTTTTGGAAAAGCCTTAATAATTGCTCAGGTTTGTAATAAGGCCATTATATATTCTCTGGAATTATTAAACGGTCCCCTATCGGATGGCTTTCTCCTATAAAGTGGTCCAGTGCTACAAGTCTACTCTGAAGCATAAAGGTATAAACAGCCTTGTGGCAGGAAAGAGCAGAGGCTAGTGACTCACCCCCTGGCAGCGCTGATAGTGGTACTTGACGCCACAGATGCTGGGAAACTCtaaccagcagcctgaacatgGACATTTTACCCTGGAGCGCCGCTTAAACTCTTCCTTCCATTGTACTATCATATGGGCCTGATCAGGGGTGAGGAAGAGAGAGTTGAATGCACGCCAGATTTATTGCTATATAGCGCTGTATATTGTGAATATTCATGGGGAGCTGCCTACTGTGCAAGAAAAATGAAGCCCACTTCAAGTACCCACTCATTTCAAAGAGAAATACTCACAGGGATGCTTCTCAGTTCCTGCATTTCTGCTTTAGGACGACCTTTCCGCTTCCCCTCTGCTGGCTCATCACACACTGGACCtggcaaagagagaaagaaagccaCATCAGAGCTAAAAACAATCTACTGCCAGCACTTCATGCATTTCATATccatgaaataaaaatttctgtaaTACCTAAAATCCTGAAGTTTCATTTGGACCTTCTTTGTTATTGACCCAACGAGCCTAGTTATATTTGACTTGCCACGTCTAGATATGCTCTTGAGATATCACAAAGAGATTTAGAAGAATAGACTTTTATTCACCAAAACTGCAAAATAAGTATGAACGCTAACACttatgaagaaaaacaaacaaacaaatgcaaagTTATACAGTGTTTAGGTTTAACTGTGACCATTGTTCAAATGTTAGCCTCTTCTGTGGAGCGACACAGAATAGATGTCCACGATTGTGTGTGTAAGTGAGGGAAAAATGAGGCAGCCTGGGCAAAGGCCTTATGTAGAGCCAAACAGATCAGCTATAAATCGCTAGTGCCTGTGTGGACCTCTGACACAGCAGACTGCAGACCGACTGCCTCAGCTCTCTATGTGCTCTCTATTGCTCATTCCCTCCATCTCTCATACTGCTGCTTTACTTCTTTCTCACCCCATGTCTACTTTTCTCActtttcttccctttctttgcTCACACCCTTTCCAATCTCTCTCTACAGTTCCACTGGCTCATCATTGCTCTCTTCTTGGTGCAATTAGACCTCCACACTATCAGCCCTGCACTCTATTCCCTCTATACACTGCTCCTtgaagaaggagagagggaAGGCGGAAAGAGCTGAAGATGAGTGTATGCATGTGGAAGAAGGGGAGGGGGTTGacaaaggaagaagaggagagcaCAGGATGTTGAGGAAGAGAAGAGAATTGCAGAGGTGGATAACTCTGATCAAGCATAACACTGAATCATAGTGCTCCAGGTAGCTGTACTTTGCTCTACAGAATGATATGGCTTTACATGTTCTCTCAACTTACTCTGCATTAATCTGACAAGACCCAACAGCAACAGTAGAAACAAGAAGGAAACAAAGATGCTTCAAGAGATACTTCAGTGACATAAAATCTATTTACAGTAGAGAAGATGGTATTGTGTTGTGAAGTggaatgcacttttttttttagatctcTTTCACATCaccataacatttttttttctgctaacTATTTTCTTCTCCTGCAAATTGACAAGCCAAGGCAGCATGCACATGCCTAGTGCTGCCCATTTGCAGCAGGTCCCAAACTGGATCAGAGCACACCGTGTGCCTACCAGGATTACAAAATGGTTGGATAATTTTTCATCAGATAAATGAATTGACTTAATGCCATCATTTCTCTTACAAAAAACAGCTTGTGTTAGCAAAAGCCACCCTTTGACCCCCTCAAAAACAACTCTCTATATCAGGGATGTTAATGTGTATAAGAAACACACGAGGACTAACCTACTATGGCCTCCCCTGCTCATTTCCCTTCATGTTTTATTACACAGTATCAGCTCTCTCCCTTTTCCCtcatttgtcttctttttcctctctcagtCGGGaaacacagatacaaacttATGCAGGCAGATTATATGTAATATTTTACTTCACACTCACAATAATAAGGTAGATTGAAAATAAAGCAAGactgaataaaatgtaataagaaGTAGCAAAGCAAtactgactgtgttttggaATAGTTGATGACACAAGGTGTAAACACACACGTCAGGGCACACTGACACGCAAACAAGTACACAAAACCATTACTACCGAGTGTGAGCGAGATGTGGTTGCATGGATATGAGTGTATTAATATTCTCCAGGCGACAGAGCATTTCTCTATTAGCTGTCTGGGTAGCAGCTGGAGAGGTGATGCAGTCGGCGGTGCAGCTCTTATGCTGAGGAGGAAATTGAGCATGCATTCTAATTCCTGTCTTAGAAAATAAAGGTCTTGTAAAAGAAAGGCATAATTAATGAATTCTGCTCTTGGGAAAGATA contains:
- the znf512b gene encoding zinc finger protein 512B isoform X3, whose amino-acid sequence is MESPSGPKLGKLSSSGLSRGRTPKHGHPQEQVRTMSSPENHSKHSPVCDEPAEGKRKGRPKAEMQELRSIPATVAEKLSHGCPYCEAVFATKVRLQKHKLWNHPDRVSMETKDEQPKLQKTFVKSNTKKRPMEISPPSPVFFKVKKTHEVSTPSQNGELAYQKNERKQHSHSQPSQQIHQTLPVQPHSQQSHSQSTSSDAGGSESEGGSLPPSFPDEDPERMKHRRKQKTPKKFTGEQPSISGTFGLKGMTKVEEKLKAGRVKRPEGSGFTEEAQRRPSSVQPSRKDSATTSSGAVPDTQWQRAISERGEVVCPTCSIVTRKTIHGLKKHMEICQKLQDALKCQQCHKQFRSKAGLNYHTMAEHNSKPSGSEGQTGNEHEERERLRRVLKQMGRIKCPSEGCSAHFSSLMGYQYHQQRCGRECSDDAKPVFLCQHCGKSYRSKAGRDYHVRTEHSPAITTTMTAAATTNLMDSITDTNNNTGKERVISEESPTGGKKEQSQTERKGWQEKAPSSHPKEKDRDAREKDREKEREREQDQQKAAQIESQGEDFERTPSGRVRRRSAQVAVFHLQEIAEDELAKDWGTKRRIKDDLVPDSKRLNYTRPGLPNFSPELLEAWKNQVKEKGFICCTNENCEAVYSSVSGLKAHLANCSKGGGEMGKYTCLICQKEFSSESGVKYHISKTHSQNWFRAAASQVVSSSKTKVPENNGIKAEVRNGATTGKKRGRKPKERPPVNAPLETKTEALTTQNSTPAATLFSGTAQPPTLFPDPTDSDNSGQNRQPIPSATRRNKPKRLLLSD